Proteins from a genomic interval of Polaribacter sejongensis:
- a CDS encoding SusD/RagB family nutrient-binding outer membrane lipoprotein translates to MKKIIIKPTYLFLLSFVVFCLSGCDGITDINEDPLAATSVTPSLLFPEVIANMSSQRVIELAGSNMHAQQWAGSSGTWLSRSRYTLGTASLNNAWTIWYTTCIKNLSLVELLVERDNPKNVYIIAQAKILEGFIYSNLTQIWGEVPFTQGGNPAEYPYPEFDSQEVVMEGVIDLMDEAIAILEQDVDSDIVTDLIFEGDKEAWIRWAYSLKFKMLMFMANVKPQEVSSELQALVNSPLILTNEQEANLIYSNEIGNENHLYRFLTTNWAGVNKSWYAGRPLVDLMNALNDPRRATYFELNRNNIYAGIYQGNTGVASVSKINTDNMVKADSPDRYFTASETKFLLADAAANGYVSGGLSQANTWFLEGITLALGYYDGSTGEILQTDKDTYLASFPDLSTLTKEEALDYVNDQHYISLFGNGIEAWNQWKRTKSVDFTIPTNSSATDFIRRYTYPRDESAANINIPTGVTIEDPMWYEK, encoded by the coding sequence ATGAAAAAAATAATTATAAAACCCACGTATTTGTTTTTACTATCCTTTGTTGTCTTCTGTTTAAGCGGATGCGATGGTATAACAGATATTAATGAAGATCCTTTAGCTGCAACATCGGTTACACCTTCTCTTTTGTTTCCAGAAGTAATAGCTAATATGTCTTCGCAAAGAGTTATTGAATTGGCAGGTTCTAATATGCACGCGCAACAATGGGCTGGTAGTTCTGGTACATGGTTAAGCAGAAGTAGATATACACTTGGTACTGCTTCTTTAAATAATGCATGGACAATTTGGTACACAACCTGTATAAAAAATCTATCTTTAGTAGAATTATTAGTCGAAAGAGATAATCCAAAGAATGTGTATATTATTGCGCAAGCAAAAATATTAGAAGGCTTTATTTATTCTAATTTAACCCAAATATGGGGAGAAGTTCCATTTACTCAAGGTGGAAATCCAGCAGAATATCCATATCCTGAATTTGATTCTCAGGAAGTTGTAATGGAAGGGGTTATAGATTTAATGGATGAGGCTATTGCAATTTTAGAACAAGATGTAGATTCTGATATCGTTACCGATTTAATTTTTGAAGGTGATAAAGAAGCATGGATTCGTTGGGCATATTCTTTAAAATTTAAAATGCTCATGTTTATGGCTAATGTAAAACCTCAAGAAGTTTCTAGTGAACTTCAGGCTTTAGTAAATAGCCCGTTAATACTAACCAACGAGCAAGAAGCAAATTTAATATATAGTAATGAAATTGGTAATGAAAATCATTTGTATAGATTTTTAACAACTAATTGGGCAGGAGTAAATAAAAGTTGGTATGCAGGAAGACCTCTTGTAGATCTTATGAATGCTTTAAATGACCCAAGAAGAGCAACCTATTTTGAGCTGAATAGAAATAATATTTATGCTGGTATCTATCAAGGTAATACTGGTGTTGCGTCTGTTTCAAAAATAAATACAGATAATATGGTTAAAGCAGACTCACCTGATAGGTATTTTACAGCTTCGGAAACTAAGTTCTTATTAGCCGATGCTGCTGCTAACGGCTATGTATCTGGTGGTTTGTCGCAGGCTAATACATGGTTCTTAGAAGGTATTACACTTGCTTTAGGTTATTATGATGGATCGACAGGAGAGATTCTACAAACAGATAAGGATACTTATTTAGCTAGTTTTCCCGACTTGTCTACTTTAACAAAAGAAGAGGCTTTAGATTACGTTAATGATCAACATTATATTTCATTATTTGGTAATGGAATAGAAGCATGGAACCAATGGAAACGAACAAAGTCTGTAGACTTTACTATCCCTACTAATTCTAGCGCAACAGATTTTATTAGAAGATATACATATCCTAGAGATGAATCTGCAGCAAATATAAATATACCTACAGGAGTAACTATTGAGGATCCTATGTGGTATGAAAAATAA
- a CDS encoding sulfatase: MKILKLFIPVLLVFFTSCSQKSDPQKDQKTVQKPNIIFLSIDDLRADLGSYGNKEIKTPNIDALSANSMVMLNTHSQSAVCAPSRASTMLGYRPDSTRVWHLGDKFREINPDAVTMPQYFNKAGYYTVNIGKIFHNYMPDSISWDEPDLRPYPYNTKEYVKRDAETYYYTEASKKDQIAKRKIYVAKKKGKNLYGDGWNRGPAIELADEPDSLYYDAMQTTLALKTLDRIKYKKEPFFLGLGFYRPHLPFVAPKKYWDLYPAGSVSPAANPKLPKNAPVMSANANYELRAYTNPTKIGRPEDEPLPEKYADSLKRGYYASVSFVDACVGKLVAGLKERGLYENTVIVLWGDHGWKLGDHNGWGKMTNFYIDTHVPLIIKGANQQEGKQIKALSELVDIFPTLCDLTGVDKADYLQGTSLVPVFENPDLEWKDAVFTQFRRRPRVSKDGQEYMGYSMQTKQYHYIEWYHWDNVKKEKGAFAATELYDHFVDPNETENVAGISDKTEIIKSLSVQLSKGWKGALPKNIN; this comes from the coding sequence ATGAAAATTTTAAAACTATTTATACCAGTGCTTTTGGTGTTTTTTACTTCTTGTTCACAGAAAAGTGATCCCCAAAAAGATCAAAAAACAGTACAAAAACCAAATATCATTTTTTTGTCCATAGACGATTTAAGAGCTGATCTTGGTTCTTATGGAAATAAAGAAATAAAGACACCAAATATAGATGCGTTATCAGCCAATTCTATGGTAATGCTAAACACTCATTCTCAATCAGCAGTTTGCGCACCTTCAAGAGCAAGTACAATGTTAGGTTACAGACCAGATTCTACAAGAGTTTGGCACTTGGGGGATAAGTTTAGAGAGATAAACCCTGATGCAGTAACAATGCCTCAATATTTTAATAAAGCAGGATATTATACCGTAAATATTGGTAAAATTTTTCATAATTATATGCCAGATTCTATTTCTTGGGATGAGCCAGATCTTAGACCTTATCCATATAATACTAAAGAATATGTGAAGAGAGATGCTGAAACATATTATTATACAGAAGCATCAAAGAAAGATCAAATTGCAAAAAGAAAGATTTATGTAGCCAAGAAAAAAGGGAAAAACTTATATGGTGATGGTTGGAATCGTGGACCGGCTATAGAGTTAGCTGATGAACCAGACTCTTTATACTATGATGCAATGCAAACAACATTGGCTTTAAAAACCCTAGATAGAATTAAATATAAAAAAGAACCATTTTTCTTAGGCCTAGGTTTTTATAGGCCACATTTACCATTTGTAGCTCCAAAAAAATATTGGGATCTATATCCAGCCGGATCAGTTTCTCCTGCAGCAAATCCGAAGTTACCAAAAAATGCACCAGTAATGTCTGCAAATGCAAATTACGAATTACGAGCATATACAAACCCAACCAAAATTGGTCGTCCAGAAGATGAACCTTTACCAGAAAAATATGCAGATTCTTTAAAAAGGGGGTATTATGCAAGTGTAAGTTTTGTGGATGCTTGTGTAGGTAAATTGGTAGCAGGATTAAAAGAACGTGGTTTGTATGAAAATACAGTAATTGTTCTTTGGGGAGATCATGGTTGGAAATTAGGAGATCATAACGGTTGGGGTAAAATGACGAACTTTTATATAGATACACATGTGCCCTTAATTATAAAAGGAGCAAATCAACAAGAAGGAAAACAGATAAAGGCTCTTTCGGAATTAGTAGATATATTTCCAACATTATGTGATTTAACAGGTGTTGATAAGGCAGATTATTTACAAGGAACAAGTTTAGTTCCTGTTTTTGAAAATCCGGATTTAGAATGGAAAGATGCTGTTTTTACTCAGTTTAGAAGAAGACCAAGAGTATCTAAAGATGGGCAAGAATATATGGGGTATTCAATGCAAACAAAACAATACCATTATATAGAGTGGTATCATTGGGATAATGTAAAAAAAGAAAAAGGAGCTTTTGCAGCTACAGAATTGTATGACCATTTTGTAGATCCTAACGAAACAGAAAATGTTGCAGGAATTTCTGATAAAACTGAAATAATAAAAAGTTTATCTGTTCAATTATCAAAAGGATGGAAAGGGGCTTTGCCTAAAAATATAAATTAA
- a CDS encoding aspartate/glutamate racemase family protein, giving the protein MKNFLYCFMIIMHLSCGNSKDNNKQKLVDSSFQLNQKKTTVKDMNTLGLLGGTSWHSTVEYYAAINQSINDYYGNNTNPPLLVYTLNQAEIHRFQKIDKWDSIAGMLTDGALSLRKGGAEAVMFCANTPHKVFDIVQSQLDFPIIHIGDATAKAILKKEVKSVGFLGTIYTMEGDFITKRIADNGINVLVPEEKEVLIELQRIIEEELTYGVVKPASKTYVLNVIKGLVDRGAEGVVLGCTEFPLMIFDEDLEIPIFDTTEIHSMAAVDFILGN; this is encoded by the coding sequence ATGAAAAATTTTCTATATTGTTTTATGATTATAATGCATCTTTCATGCGGTAATTCAAAAGATAATAACAAACAAAAATTAGTAGACAGTAGTTTTCAATTAAATCAAAAAAAAACAACAGTTAAAGATATGAATACACTTGGGCTTTTAGGTGGTACGTCGTGGCACTCAACAGTAGAGTATTATGCTGCAATTAATCAATCTATTAATGATTATTATGGCAATAATACAAATCCGCCCTTATTAGTTTATACCTTAAATCAAGCAGAAATTCATAGATTTCAGAAAATAGATAAATGGGATTCGATTGCAGGAATGTTAACTGATGGTGCATTAAGTTTACGTAAAGGAGGAGCAGAGGCTGTAATGTTTTGTGCAAATACACCCCATAAAGTATTTGATATTGTCCAAAGTCAATTAGATTTTCCTATTATTCATATTGGTGATGCTACGGCAAAAGCTATTCTAAAAAAAGAAGTGAAGAGTGTTGGTTTTTTAGGTACAATTTATACAATGGAAGGTGATTTTATAACCAAAAGAATCGCTGATAACGGAATAAATGTTTTAGTGCCAGAAGAAAAGGAAGTACTTATTGAGTTGCAAAGAATTATTGAAGAAGAACTTACGTATGGCGTGGTTAAGCCTGCTTCTAAAACCTATGTGCTTAATGTTATTAAAGGTTTGGTAGATAGAGGCGCAGAAGGAGTTGTTTTAGGTTGTACAGAATTTCCTTTAATGATTTTTGATGAAGATTTAGAAATTCCAATTTTTGATACAACAGAAATTCATTCTATGGCTGCCGTAGATTTTATTTTAGGTAATTAA
- a CDS encoding SusC/RagA family TonB-linked outer membrane protein, which yields MKLKLSALLFLFCSFMSLTAQTTITGTISDETSLTLPGVNILVKGTDRGTNSDFEGKYSIKVSKGEILQFSFVGFVNQEVVVAGQNVIDIVLKEDAQQLNEIVIIGYGSTTKKDLVSSVSSVKADVLENQPVARLDQALQGRATGVSVTSNSGDPGSGSTIRIRGNSSINGNNNPLYVIDGFIVGTDFNLNTLNVNDIKSVDVLKDATALSIYGTRGASGVILVTTKNGTEISKGKPRISLNHYYSVQQVANEIDLLNGEDYVNYINEAGQFNPNLNNGFGGTDPTLPLLFDEPGEIETTDWLDLAAQTGYVRNTDLSIMGNSENSNYYISINHFDQEGILKGSGLERVTFRTNLDVRLSDKFKTGIRLNATHYKKENNKVNYSQIVSNVLPIRTVYDENGDYTGVNPISSGTERNPVADANLRVDHDLVTKLITNAYVEYELFENFKLKSTFGAEITHTKYNDYLPGALPDRQISKAGTGYANIATNYGKSILNENTFTYDLGLENHSVKLLGGFTWQKDTNESTVSQADGFPNDAVLFNNLALGDATLYYANSGYGQRTLASFLGRVDYGYKSKYLLTLVGRYDGSSVFEEGSKYAFFPSVGLAWNVSDETFLEDVDVIDKLKVRGSYGIVGEQGVNSYNSIATYNNTINIFNDNVVNGVQLGSVPSEGLTWETTKQLDLGFEVSLLKDRISFEADYYLKTTEDLLLAKALSAQAGGGTQLQNVGSVENQGFEFSLNTINVEKKDFSWNSTLTISTNKSKVLELDGRDYLDLQSTGNQGGTSARLIVGESMPVFIGLKYLGTYKNEDEIIADGRKGMSFIGGPRFENLDDNPTWNDEDAVIIGSPEPDFYGGFRNTFTYKGLSLDVFFQGQYGNDIFNIRTQASYYGRGEQNLDSRVLNRWQEGVNETSDIPRAGASTSLFNPNSTVNIEDGSFLRLKTATLNYNLPLEKIGLENTLSAFNVYVTGTNLFLLSKFKLGDPETSNFSASSGLGSVSQGFASGTYPYAKSVTLGLKMEF from the coding sequence ATGAAATTAAAACTAAGTGCTTTGTTGTTTCTGTTTTGTAGTTTTATGTCTTTAACGGCTCAAACAACAATTACAGGTACAATATCAGACGAAACAAGTTTAACTCTTCCAGGAGTTAATATCTTGGTAAAAGGGACAGATAGAGGTACAAATTCCGATTTTGAAGGAAAGTATTCTATTAAAGTTTCTAAAGGTGAAATTTTACAATTCTCATTTGTAGGTTTTGTAAATCAAGAAGTTGTGGTTGCGGGTCAAAACGTAATAGATATTGTCTTAAAAGAAGATGCGCAACAATTAAATGAAATAGTAATAATAGGATATGGTTCTACTACAAAGAAAGATTTAGTTTCTTCTGTTTCTTCTGTAAAGGCAGATGTTTTAGAGAACCAGCCAGTTGCAAGATTAGACCAAGCATTACAAGGTAGAGCAACAGGAGTTTCTGTAACATCTAATAGTGGAGACCCAGGCTCCGGTTCTACAATTAGAATTAGAGGTAATAGTTCTATCAATGGAAATAATAATCCTCTGTATGTTATAGACGGATTTATTGTGGGTACAGATTTTAACTTAAATACTTTAAATGTAAATGATATTAAATCTGTAGATGTTCTAAAGGATGCTACTGCATTGTCTATTTATGGAACAAGAGGTGCTTCTGGAGTTATTTTAGTAACGACTAAAAATGGTACAGAAATTTCAAAAGGAAAACCAAGAATTAGTCTAAATCATTATTATAGTGTTCAGCAAGTAGCAAATGAGATTGATCTTTTAAACGGAGAAGATTATGTAAATTATATTAATGAGGCAGGGCAATTTAACCCGAACTTAAATAATGGTTTTGGAGGGACAGACCCTACTTTACCTTTATTGTTTGATGAGCCAGGAGAAATTGAAACTACAGATTGGTTAGATCTTGCAGCTCAGACAGGGTATGTTAGAAATACAGATTTATCTATAATGGGGAATTCAGAAAATTCTAATTATTATATCTCTATCAATCATTTTGATCAAGAAGGAATTTTAAAAGGCTCTGGTTTAGAAAGAGTTACTTTTAGAACAAATTTAGATGTAAGGCTTTCAGATAAATTTAAAACAGGTATTCGTTTAAATGCAACACATTATAAAAAAGAAAATAATAAAGTTAATTATTCTCAAATTGTTTCAAATGTGCTGCCAATTAGAACCGTTTATGATGAAAATGGAGACTATACTGGGGTTAACCCAATAAGTTCTGGGACAGAAAGAAATCCTGTAGCAGATGCAAATCTAAGAGTAGATCATGATTTAGTTACAAAGCTTATTACAAATGCTTATGTTGAGTATGAGTTGTTTGAGAACTTTAAATTGAAGTCTACTTTTGGAGCAGAAATTACACATACAAAATATAACGATTATCTTCCGGGAGCATTACCAGATAGACAGATTTCCAAAGCAGGAACTGGTTATGCTAATATAGCAACAAATTATGGGAAAAGTATTTTGAATGAAAATACGTTTACCTATGATTTAGGTTTAGAAAATCATTCTGTTAAGTTGTTAGGAGGATTTACATGGCAAAAGGATACGAATGAAAGTACCGTTTCTCAGGCAGATGGTTTTCCAAATGATGCCGTATTGTTTAATAATCTAGCTTTAGGTGATGCAACGCTTTATTATGCAAATTCTGGATATGGTCAAAGAACATTAGCTTCTTTTTTAGGTAGGGTAGATTATGGCTACAAAAGTAAATACCTTTTAACCTTAGTTGGTAGATATGATGGATCTTCTGTTTTTGAAGAGGGAAGTAAATATGCGTTTTTTCCATCTGTAGGTCTTGCTTGGAATGTAAGTGATGAGACTTTTTTAGAAGATGTAGATGTAATTGATAAATTAAAAGTTAGAGGTAGTTATGGTATTGTAGGTGAACAAGGAGTAAATTCTTATAATTCTATTGCAACCTATAATAACACTATCAATATTTTTAACGACAATGTTGTTAATGGTGTTCAATTAGGTTCTGTGCCAAGTGAGGGATTAACATGGGAAACTACAAAACAACTAGATCTTGGTTTTGAAGTTAGTCTTTTAAAGGATAGAATTTCTTTTGAAGCAGATTATTATTTAAAAACTACAGAAGATTTACTTTTAGCTAAAGCTTTATCTGCACAAGCAGGAGGTGGTACTCAGTTGCAAAATGTAGGTTCTGTAGAAAATCAAGGTTTTGAATTTTCATTAAACACCATTAATGTGGAGAAAAAGGATTTTTCTTGGAATTCGACATTAACAATATCTACAAACAAAAGTAAAGTTTTAGAGTTAGATGGTAGAGATTATTTAGATTTACAATCTACAGGTAACCAAGGTGGTACTTCTGCGAGACTTATTGTTGGTGAGTCAATGCCAGTTTTTATTGGACTTAAATACTTAGGGACTTATAAAAATGAAGATGAGATAATTGCAGATGGTAGAAAGGGAATGTCTTTTATTGGTGGTCCTAGATTTGAAAATTTAGATGATAACCCTACTTGGAATGATGAAGATGCTGTTATAATTGGTAGTCCAGAACCAGATTTTTATGGAGGTTTCAGAAATACATTTACTTATAAAGGTCTTTCTTTAGATGTCTTTTTTCAAGGTCAATATGGTAATGACATCTTCAATATAAGAACACAGGCATCTTATTACGGAAGGGGAGAGCAGAATTTAGATTCTAGAGTATTAAACCGTTGGCAAGAAGGAGTAAATGAAACTTCAGATATACCTAGAGCAGGTGCTTCTACAAGTTTATTCAACCCAAATAGTACTGTTAATATAGAGGATGGTTCATTTTTACGATTAAAAACAGCTACTTTAAATTATAATCTTCCATTAGAAAAAATAGGATTAGAAAATACATTAAGCGCTTTTAATGTTTATGTAACAGGTACTAACTTATTTTTATTATCTAAATTTAAATTAGGAGATCCAGAAACAAGTAATTTTAGTGCTAGTAGTGGGTTAGGTTCAGTATCTCAGGGTTTTGCTTCGGGTACTTACCCTTATGCTAAATCTGTTACATTAGGATTAAAAATGGAATTTTAA
- a CDS encoding sulfatase has translation MVKIKLQISLFILAVLVLSSCQNTVEKKAEVKKQSRPNILFIPVDDLRTDLGAYGNVVVKSPNIDKLASNGMVFNRAYCQQAVCTASRTSLLTGLRPDSTQIWDLKTHFRDAMPDIVSLPQFFKNNGYHTVGLGKTFHNTLQDSIAWNEYLHVDGFPFDPDAVYVNQDNLIIQKEKELKLVKKGKHKFDKYGFIYTKAKSIEMADVGDDDYYDGAQTTMAIKKMRELKKTDKPFFLSVGFYKPHLPFTAPKKYWDMYNSEDIPLAKNQFPPKNSPEFAMHGDAELRGYADKHDLPKPAEGSLSEAEQRELIHAYYACVTYVDAQIGRLMDELEKSGLAENTIVVLWGDHGWKLGEHNGWAKQTNYEIDTRAPLIISGKGVKSKGEMTQSLTEFVDVYPTLCDMTGFEIPKYLQGESLKPILENSKTIVKEAAYSQFLLGRYGSKEDRKTERMGYTVRTERYRYVEWYKWNPKQKTKGDFITRELFDHKTDPQENSNIADVPENKELILGLSKSLTKGFIL, from the coding sequence ATGGTAAAAATTAAATTACAAATTTCGTTATTTATTTTAGCAGTACTTGTTTTAAGTTCGTGCCAAAATACAGTTGAAAAGAAGGCTGAGGTTAAAAAGCAAAGTAGACCAAATATTCTTTTTATTCCAGTAGATGATCTTAGAACAGATTTGGGGGCTTATGGTAATGTAGTTGTAAAATCTCCCAACATAGATAAATTGGCTAGTAATGGTATGGTTTTTAATCGTGCATATTGCCAACAAGCTGTTTGTACAGCTTCTAGAACTAGTTTATTAACGGGTTTAAGACCAGATTCTACACAAATTTGGGATTTAAAAACACATTTTAGAGATGCGATGCCTGATATCGTTTCTTTACCACAATTTTTTAAGAATAACGGCTATCATACTGTTGGTTTAGGAAAAACGTTTCATAATACATTGCAAGATTCTATTGCTTGGAATGAGTATTTGCATGTGGATGGTTTTCCTTTCGATCCAGATGCGGTTTATGTCAATCAAGATAACTTAATAATTCAAAAAGAAAAAGAACTTAAACTTGTAAAAAAAGGAAAGCATAAATTTGATAAATACGGGTTTATTTATACGAAAGCCAAATCTATTGAAATGGCAGATGTAGGTGATGATGATTATTACGATGGTGCGCAAACTACCATGGCAATAAAAAAGATGCGTGAGCTAAAAAAAACAGATAAACCTTTCTTTTTATCTGTAGGTTTTTATAAACCGCATTTGCCTTTTACAGCTCCAAAAAAATATTGGGATATGTATAATTCGGAAGATATTCCGTTAGCTAAAAATCAATTCCCTCCTAAAAATAGCCCGGAATTTGCTATGCATGGCGATGCGGAACTTAGAGGTTATGCAGATAAACACGATTTACCAAAACCAGCGGAAGGCTCATTATCCGAAGCAGAACAAAGGGAACTAATACATGCTTATTATGCTTGTGTAACTTATGTTGATGCTCAAATTGGTCGTTTAATGGATGAACTTGAGAAATCTGGATTGGCAGAAAATACGATTGTTGTTTTATGGGGAGATCATGGATGGAAGTTAGGAGAACATAATGGTTGGGCAAAACAAACTAATTACGAAATTGATACTAGAGCACCTTTAATAATAAGTGGTAAAGGCGTAAAAAGCAAAGGAGAAATGACGCAATCATTAACTGAGTTTGTAGATGTTTATCCTACTCTTTGTGACATGACGGGGTTTGAAATACCAAAATATTTACAAGGTGAAAGTTTAAAACCAATTTTAGAAAACTCGAAGACTATCGTAAAAGAAGCCGCTTATAGTCAATTTTTATTAGGTAGATACGGATCTAAAGAAGATAGAAAAACAGAACGAATGGGGTATACTGTAAGAACAGAACGATATCGTTATGTAGAGTGGTATAAGTGGAATCCAAAACAAAAAACAAAAGGAGACTTTATAACCAGAGAACTTTTTGATCATAAAACAGATCCGCAAGAAAATAGTAATATAGCTGATGTTCCAGAAAATAAAGAGTTAATATTGGGGTTATCAAAATCATTAACCAAAGGTTTTATTTTATAA